In the genome of Planctomyces sp. SH-PL62, the window ACCGCGGCTACCTGAGCCCCCACTTCGTCACCGACCAGGACCGCATGGAGGTCGTCCTCGAGGACGTCTACCTGCTGATCCACGAGGAGAAGGTCAGCTCCCCCACCAAGCTGATCCCCCTGCTCGAGAAGATCGCCAAGGCCAACAAGCCGCTGCTGATCATCGCCGAGGACGTCGAGGGCGAGGCGCTGGCGACCCTGGTCGTCAACAAGCTCCGCGGCATCCTCAAGGTCGCGGCCGTCAAGGCCCCCGGCTACGGCGACCGCCGCAAGGCCATGCTCGAGGACATCGCGATCCTCACCGGCGGCAAGGCCATCTTCAAGGACCTGGGCGTCGACCTCGACGCCGTCCAGCTCACCGACCTGGGCCGCGCCCGCAAGGTGACCATCACCAGCGAAGCGACCACCATCGTCGAGGGCGCCGGCACCAGCGAGGCCATCAAGGGCCGCGCCGACGCCATCCGTCGCGAGGTCGGGACCACCGACAGCGAGTACGACAAGGAGAAGCTCCAGGAGCGGCTCGCCAAGCTCGCCGGCGGCATCGCCCAGATCAACGTCGGCGCCGCGACCGAGACCGAGATGAAGGAGCGCAAGGCCCTCGTCGAGGACGCCCTGCACGCCACCCGCGCCGCGATCGAGGAAGGCGTCGTCCCCGGCGGCGGCACCGCCCTGATCCGCGCCTCCAAGGCGATCGAGGGCCTCAAGCTCGAAGGCGACGAGCAGTTCGGCGTCGACCTGATCCGTCGCGCCGCCGAGCAGCCCGCCCGCTACATCGCCGAGAACGCCGGCGTCGACGGCGCGGTGGTCGTCAATCGGGTCAAGAAGTCGAACGACGCCAACTTCGGCTACAACGCCGAGAGCGGCGCCTGGGGCGACCTCCTGGCGGCCGGCGTCGTCGACCCGGCCAAGGTCACCCGCACCGCCCTCCAGAACGCCGCGTCGGTGGCCGGACTCCTCCTCACCACCGAGGCCATGATCGCCGAGCCCCCGAAGAAGCCGGAAGCCGGCGGCGGCCACCATGACCACCACGGCGGTGGCATGGACCCCATGGGTGGCATGGGAGGCATGGGTGGAATGGGCGGCATGGGCGGCATGGGGATGATGTGAGCGACGCCCCGCGTCGCTCCCCCCCGGGCCCCTTCCGACCCTTCGCGAAGGGGCCCCGCCCGACTCCCGAGACGAACGATCACCGAACACCGATTCGATTCATTCGATAAGACGAGAAGGAAACGCGAAAATGGCCAAGCTGACCATTCGTCCCCTGGAAGACCGCGTCGTGATCAAGCAGATCGAGGCCGAGGAGAAGACGGCCGGCGGCATCGTGCTCCCGGACACCGCCAAGGAGAAGCCCCAGCGCGGCGAAGTCCTGGCGGTGGGCCCCGGCAAGCTCCTGGACTCCGGCGAGCGGAGCCCGATCGGCGTCGTGGTCGGCGACGAGGTCCTCTTCGGCAAGTACTCGGGGACCGAGATCAAGGTCGACGGCGAGGAGATCAAGATCCTCCGCGAGTCCGACATCCTGGCCAAGGTCGTCAAGTGAGCCGGGTCGCGTCGACCGGCCTGAACTCACCCCTCGTTCGAGGAGCTCTCTTCCGTGGCTAAGCAACTGCTCTTCTCCGACGCCGCCCGCCGCAAGCTGCTGGAAGGCGTCGACGTCCTGGCCCAGGCCGTGGGATCGACCCTCGGCCCCACCGGCCGGAACGTCATCCTCAGCAAGTCCTTCGGCGGCCCGCTCGTCACCAAGGACGGCGTCACGGTCTCCAAGGAGATCGAGCTGAAGGACCCGTTCGAGAACATGGGCGCCAAGCTCGTCAACGTCGTGGCGTCGAAGACGTCGGACGTGGCCGGCGACGGCACCACGACGGCGACGATCCTGGCCCGCGCCCTCTACCGCGAGGGGCTCAAGAACGTCACCGCCGGCGCCAACCCGACGGCCCTCCGCCGGGGCATCGAGAAGGCCGTCGAGGCGGCCGTCGCGGAGCTCCACGACAAGATCTCGCGGCCGGTGTCCAAGAAGGAGGAGATCGCCCAGGTCGGCGCCATCTCCGCCAACAACGACCACGAGGTCGGCCAGATGCTGGCCGACGCCGTCGAGAAGGTCGGCCGCGACGGCGTCATCACCGTCGAGGAAGGGAAGACCGCCTCGACCACCCTCGAGTTCGTCGAGGGCATGCAGTTCGACAAGGGCTACCTGAGCCCCTACTTCGTGACCCAGCCGACCACGATGGAGGTCGTCTTCGAGGACGCCCTCATCCTGCTCCATGAGAAGAAGATCAGCAGCCTCCGCGAGCTGATCCCGCTCCTGGAGAAGGTCGCGCAGTCGGGCAAGCCGCTGCTGATCGTGGCCGAGGACGTCGAGGGCGAGGCGCTGGCGACCCTGGTCGTCAACAAGCTCCGCGGCATCCTCAACATCGCGGCCGTCAAGGCCCCCGGCTTCGGCGACCGCCGCAAGGCGATGCTCGGCGACATGGCCGTCCTCACCGGCGGCACCGTCATCAGCGAGGACCTCGGCCTCAAGCTCGAGAACCTCACGCTCGCCCAGCTCGGCCAGGCCCGCCAGGTCAAGGTCGACAAGGACAGCACCACGATCATCCAGGGCGCCGGCAAGCGCGAGGAGATCCAGCGCCGGATCGACCAGCTCCGCCGCCAGATCGAGGAGACCGACAGCGAGTACGACAAGGAGAAGTTCCAGGAGCGGCTCGCCAAGCTCTCCGGGGGCGTCGCCCTGATCCGCGTCGGCGCCCCGACCGAAGCCGACATGAAGCAGACCAAGGCCCGCATCGAGGACGCCCTCCACGCCACCCGCGCGGCGGCCGAGGAAGGGATCGTCCCCGGCGGCGGCACCGCCCTGCTCCGCGTCGTCCCGGCCGTCGAGAAGCTGATCGAGTCGCTCGAAGGCGACGAGAAGCTCGGCGCCCGGATCGTCCTCCGCGGCCTCGAAGAGCCCGTCCGCTACATCGCCTCCAACTCCGGCTTCGACGGCGGCGTCATCGCCGACGAGGTCAAGGCGGCCGGCGGCTCGATGGGCTACGACGCCAACAAGGGCGAATTCGTCGACATGTTCGCGGCCGGCATCATCGACCCCACCAAGGTCACCCGCACGGCCCTCCAGAACGCCTCCTCGATCGCCGGCCTCCTGCTGACGACCGAGGCCCTCATCACCAACCTGAAGGACGACGAGAAGGAGAACGGCCCCCGCGTCGAGGGGTCCGTCCGCTGAGCCGACGTCCCACCTGAGCGCCGAAGGCCGGGGCGCGGGCTCGATCCATCCGTCGATCGAGCGCCGCCCCGGCCCGTTTTTTTCCGACGCCCCTTTCCCTCGCCCGCCCCGGATCGGTCCGGCTGGGAGGAAACGGGCCCGGATGTTAAGATTTTGATGTTGGACAGGGGATCGCGCGGGGCTCGGGGAGGGCCGTCGCGACGCGTCCCGGCACCCCGACCGTCGAGACGCCGCGCCGATGGCAACCACCAAACGCGACCTGTACGAAGTCCTCGAGATCACGCGCGAGAGCTCGAACGAGGAGATCAAGCGCGCCTATCGCCAGATGGCGCTGAAGTTCCACCCCGACCGCAACCCCGGCGACAAGGAGGCGGAGAAGCGCTTCCGCGAGGCCGCCGAGGCCTACGACGTCCTCTCCGACGTCCAGAAGCGCCAGCGCTACGACCGCTACGGCCACGCCGGGCTCGACGGCTCCGCCTTCCACGACTTCCGCTCCGCCGACGACATCATGTCGACCTTCGGCGACATCTTCGGCGGCGGCCTGCTCGGCGACCTCTTCGGCGGCGGCGGCGGCGGACGCGGGCGCGGCCCCCGACAGGGCCCCGACCTCCTGATGCGGCTGGAGATCAGCCTGAACGAGGCGGCGCGGGGCGCCTCCCGGAACATCGAGGTCAACCGCCAGGACTTCTGCGGCGACTGCAACGGCTCCGGCGCGCGGAAGGGGACCGTCGCCACCACCTGCAACTACTGCGGCGGTCGCGGCCAGGTCGTCCAGACCCGGGGCTTCTTCCAGGTCGCGACCACCTGCCCCTCCTGCGGCGGCGAGGGGGTCAAGATCACCGACCCCTGCCCCGGCTGCCACGGCTCCGGCCGCGTCCCCCAGGTCGCCAAGCTCCAGGTCGACGTCCCCCCGGGCGTCGAGACCGGGATGCGGCTGCAACTCCGCCAGCAAGGCGAGCTCGGCGACATGGGCGCCCCCCGCGGCAACCTCCAGATCCAGATCATGGTGCGCAAGCACGAGTTCTTCGAACGCCGGCGAAACGACCTGCTCTGCCAGGTCCCCATCAGCTTCGCCCAGGCCGCCCTCGGCGCCGAGGTCGAGGTCCCCACGCTCGAAGGGCCCGGCCGCGTCCAGGTCCCCCGCGGGACCCAGAGCGGAGACTCCATCCGGCTCAAGGGACGCGGCATGCCGGACATCGGCGGCCGAGGCCGGGGCGATGAAATCGTCGAGGTCGTCGTCGAGACCCCCCGGCACCTGACGACCCGCCAGGAGGAACTGCTCCGCGAGTTCGCCGAGATCGAGCACGAACAGGTCAGCCCCCGTCGCCGAAGCTTCTTCGAGAGGCTCCGCGATTACTTCACCGAAGAGGACGAGTCCGAGACCCCCGAATCGACCTGACGCCGACGCATCCCGTCGGCGCCCGCGACCGCTCGCATCCTCCCAGGCCCTCGATCGTCCCAGGTCAGGAGATCCGCATCATGTCCGACGCCGCCAACCGCTCCGCTCCCCCCCCGAACGAAGACCAGCACCAGGCCGCCGAGCCGTTCGTCGAGGCCGAGACCGCATCCCCGACGGCCCAGCTCGAGAAGGAGCGGGACGAGGCCCGCGAACAGTCCCTGCGGACCCGCGCCGAGTTCATCAACTTCCAGAAGCGCAGCAAGCAGCAGGCCGAGGCCGACCGACTCTACGCCGTCGGCAACCTCAGCCAGGATCTGCTGGAGGTCCTCGACAACCTCGAGCGGGCCGCCGACGCCATCCGCGGGAGCCAGGCCGAGGGGGTGGCCTCCGGCCTGGACATCGTCCACAAGCAGTTCCTCGCCACCCTGGCGAAGTACGGCGTCGAGCCCATCGAGGCCCTGGGCCGACCGTTCGACCCCAACTTCCACGACGCCCTCATGCAGCAGCCCGACGCCGACGCCCCCGCGGGGACCGTCGTCGCCGAGCTGAGCAAGGGATACACGATCCACGACCGCGTGCTGAGGCCCAGCAAGGTGGCCGTCTCGGTCAAGCCCTGACGCGGAGGAGAGCCCACGATGCCCACCTACGACTACATCTGCGACGCCTGCGGACACGAGTTCGAGGCCTACGAGTCCATCAAGGCCGACCCCCAGACCCTCTGCCCCGGCTGCGAGAAGCACACCCTCCGCCGCAAGATCGGCCCCGGCGCGGCCATCCTCTTCAAGGGCTCGGGCTTCTATCAGACCGACTACCGCAGCGACTCCTACAAGAAAGCCGCCAAGGCCGACACCTCGAGCGGCGGCTCCTCTTCCGGCGGCGACGCCCCCAAGTCGACCCCGGCGCCCGCCCCCCCGGCTTCCTCCAGCGGCGGGACCACGGCATGATCCAGGGCCGCTGCCCAACCTGCTCCAAACCCTTCGCGGTCGCCAGCATCGACGACCTGCCGACGTTCCCGTTCTGCTCCGAACGCTGTCGGCTCGTCGACCTCGGCCGCTGGATCGACGAGGACTACGCCATCCCCGGCCCCCCGGTCGAACTCGGGCCCGAAGACCAGGACGGGTCGACCCGCCCCCCCGAGGCGAACGGCCGATTCGACGAAGAGGACTGATCTCGCGCCGACACGGCCACACGCTCATTTCGGTCAGGTCAGTACGCGTCGGCCGAGACGACCTCGCCCCCGGCCGACGTGCTCAACGAGCGCCAGACCTGGATGGCGATCTCGTTGCGAATGAACCGCACTCCGCCGTCCGCCATCGTCGCGTTGATCCCCCCCGGATGGCGGCTTCGGGCGGCGTAGTTGTCCGGCAAGGCCGTGGTCTTGCCGACGCAGGGGGGATTGGGCGACTGGTTCGCACAGTAGTACGGACTGAAGAGGACGTCCGGGAACGAGCTGTTGGGGGCCAAAAAGGCTTCGAATCCCGCCGCATCCCCCCACCAGGAGAAGCCTCGGAGGTCGCGCCCCTGCCCGACCACGACCTCGGACGCCAGCAGCGTGGAACTGAGGCCGTCGGTCAGGGCGGCGATTCCCACGGTCTTCTTGCCGGGCCGCAACTCGTCCGTCAACGGCGAGCCCACGTCCACGAACGGCGCCCCGCCGAACCGGACACCCTGGAAATCCACCTGCGTCTGGACCGAGTTGCCCAGGTTCACCGCGTAATTGTGCGACGTGCAGGCGAGCGTCCTCCCCTGCAACGTCTCGGAGATCGGGGCGTTGCGGCCGTCGCTGGGACAGAGGTACGCGCCGACCCACTGCGAGGTCACCGTCTGATTGGCGGGCCCGAAATAGCGCAGATCCTCGTCGAACGCGGTCGGCCATCCCGGCGCGTTGCTCCCCCCCTGATTCCAGGCGTTATACATCGGCTGCTGCTCAAGCTGGGGGAGGACGAAAATCAGCCACGTCCCCCAGCAGCAGCCCTTCTTCGCGGGGGGGAATGTGCCGTGGACGTCATGATAATTGTGCGTCGCCAGGGCGATCTGCTTCAGGTTGTTGACGCACTGGGAGCGTCGCGCCGCCTCCCGCGCCGACTGGACGGCGGGCAGCAGCAGGGCGATCAGGACCGCGATGACGGCGATCACCACCAGCAGCTCGATCAGCGTGAAGCCCCGGCGGCCGTCGCTCGTCGCTCGCATCAACGAATCTCCAGTTTTGTATATCTACGGACGTGCGCCCGATCAGGGATCTCCGGCCGCCGAGCGACCGCCGGATCGGGCGACGATCTCGAATCGCAGGTGGTTTCGGCCGTCCGACCGGATCTCCACAGTGCGCGTCGATTTCGCGTTGTAATCCTCCGGGATCCTCTCGACCATCGCTCTCGGCTTCCTGTCCGACGTCCCCGGCGGCGCCGGGGCCTGCACCCGGCTGCTCGCATAGATGCGGACCCGGTAGAGGCCGGGGACCGGGCCCTCGGATAAGGGGATCGAGAACCCGCCCGCCCGGATCGTCGAGCCGACCGCCGTGGAGGGACCCACAGGCCCCGGCTCCAGCATGATCGCCCCCGAGTCAAGGGGCTCGCCGTCCAGGAAGACCTCTCCCGTCACCGCGACGCGGCCCAGAGGGTCCGGGGCCGAGCAGCCGGACGCCGCAACGACAGCCGTCGCAAAGGCGACGACCCAGGCGTGAATTCGATCCTGAGCCCGGCCCGCCGGTCGTCGCGGTTCTCTCGACGGCTTTCCCGACATACGGCCTCATCCTTGCGAGAAGGATTCGGAAAGATGAGAATTCGCCACGCCGCGCTGATCTTTCGATCATGCTGAAGCCGCCGTCGGATTTCCAGAGAAGTTGAAAAGTTGAACCCGGGAAGCCGTCCGGGTGCAGGTTAGTCGTAGAGCCGAGCTTCGACCGGCCTGATCCGAGCGAGCCAACGAGCATGTATCAAGACGACCCCCGACTTCTGGCCGACTTCATCGAGCAATCCGACCCGGAGGCGTTCGCCGCCCTAGTCGCCAGGCACGGTCCCATGGTCCTCCGCGTCTGCCGGGGCGTGTTGATCGACGCGCATCTGGCGGAAGACGCGTTCCAGGCGACCTTCCTGACTCTCTTCCAGAAAGCCGGGGCGATCCGGGATCCCAACACGCTTCGGGGCTGGCTCTGCGGGACGGCCTACAAGACCGCGTCTCGGATCCGTAAACGATCCATCCGCCTCTCCCAGCGGGAGCGGACCTCGGAAGTGGACCCGACCGACCCCGATCAAGCCCAGGGCCCGGACTACGAGCTGTTCCTCCTCGTACGGGAAGAACTGGACCTGCTGCCGGAGAAGTACCGGGCCCCCCTGATCCTCTGCTATCTGGAAGGCCTGACCCACGAAGAGGCCGCGTCGCAGCTCGAATGGGCCTCGGGTACGGTCAAGGTGCGGCTGGTGCGGGGCCGCAAGCTCCTTCGCGAACGCCTCGACCGCCGCAAGGTCGCCATGGCCACGGGCCTGGTCCTCCTCTGGAGGCGCGAGGCGGGCGCCGCCGATCCGGGATTCGTCGAATCGACGCTCCGAGCCGCGGAGACGATCACGACTTCGCAAGCCCTCGCCCGGCCGACTGTGGGCTCCTCCTCCTTGCCCCGAATCGTCGCGCCGCCGATGGCCCGGTGGGCGATGCTCCGACGGGCTCTCCTGATCCTCGCGGTCACGGCCGCCCTGGCGGCGACCGCCGCCGCCGCCGTCATCCTCCCCACCTCGCCCCCCCCCGCCGGCGATGGCCATGAGGATCTCCCGGGCAACCTGACCGACGTCCTCGGGATCGACTGCACCTGATCCGAGTCCCGCCGAGACCAGCCGGGATCGGCCCGACCCTTCACGAGTTTTTCATTCTCTTATTCTCATAGGTTCATTCACTTTCCTTGCTCTCCTCGCCTTTCCCCCCCCAGACCCAGGAGCGACCCCGATGAAGACCGACCAGCAGGAAGCCCTCGGATCGGAGCCCCTTCCGCGCGACGGACGCCGATCCTTCATGAAGTCGGCGATGGCCGTCGCGACCATCCCGGCGGCGGCCGCCGTCCTTGGCGGGTCCGCCTCCGGCGCGACCAATCCGAACTACATCCCGACCTTGTACCGGGGCTGGAACGCCAGGAATTTCCGAGCTATCCAGGAGCATGAGAACGATCACGTCGACGCGATCCTGGACACCTTGGGGGACCTGGCCCGCCCCAAGCCGGTCTTCCGGAATCTGTTGCAGCCCAACTTGATGGCGTTCGTCAACCTCTCGCGGACCCTGGAGAACGTGGGGGTCGGGGCGTATCTCGGGGCGCTGCCGCTGATCCAGGATGCGGGCTACGTTTCGGCCGCCGGGTCGATCGCGCTGGTGGAGGCTCGCCACGCGGGCTACCTGAACACGCTTCTGGACCAGGGACTCACGCGGGACGCCCTCGGCGAGGAGTCGAGCTTCGACCAGGCGCTGACCCCTGAGAAGGTCGTCGAACTGGCCGGGCCGTTCATCGCCAGCCTCAACGGCGGGCCGCCGCTCCTCCCCTTGATGAACGACGTGGACATCTTCAACTTCGCGCTGGCGCTCGAGTACCTCGAGGCTGAGTACTACAACCTCAACGTCCCCCGGTTCTTCTGAGCCTCGGCGCGAGGATTCATCCGACTCGAACCGACGTCGGCGACGGAGCGGGCCGAGCCCGCCCGTTGCCCCGCCGGGTCGGGCCCTTCGCGTTCATCCCCATCCACGTCGTCTTCAAGGGAGCTTACACCCCATGCCCGCTTCGCACTCACCGGCTCGCCGGCCGTTCTTCGCGGCCGCCGTCCTCGCCCTGGCCCTGATCGCGGCCCCAGCCCGCGCGGGGGACGCCGTGTCGGCCTCGGAGCTTGAATCCTTCCTCGGCCTCTCGACCGGCGCGCTCGACGGGATCGGCGGTCCGGCCTTCAACGGCTCGGGCCTGCGGACGAGCTTCACGGCCGCCGCGGGCGACGTCCTGACGTTTCAATTCAACTTCCTGACGAATGAAGATCCGTCGCTCCTGGGCGACCTGATCAACGATTTCGCCTTCGTCAGCCTCAACGGCGCCGACCCGATGGTCATCGCCGAGGTGGCGACGACGCCGTTCACGGCCTCGTCCAGTTCGTTCTCGATGGAGTCTGGTCTCCTCTCGTTTTCGACGACGCTCGTCTCGGCCGGGATCTATCAGCTGGGTATGGGCGTCGTGAACGTGGTCGACGAGATGCTCCCCTCCGCGCTCTTGCTCGACGCCTTCCAGCTCAACGGCCTCGGGCTCCCGGGCGGTGACTTCGAGCCCGGCTCGCAAGGCTTTGAGAGCATCGGGGCGTTCTCGATGGTCGGCGGCGAGTTCGGCCCGACCCCCGATGGACGCTTCCAGGGCTTCCTGAGCAGCGGAACCACGGCCGTCCCGGAGCCGGCCGGCGTGATCTCCCTGCTCGTCGGCACCGTCGGCGTGGCGACGTGCGCGGCGTGTCGTGGCCGCGAGACGCCGACGCGGGAATGAACCACCGTTCGCGATCGCCCTCGAAACGAAGGCCTCTCGGATCACGAAAACGCCCCGCCCCCCCTGAACATGGGGGGGCGGGGCATTGTTTCGTTCGGTGGTACGCGGACCTGCGGTCCGGGCGAGATTGGGCTCAGATGTGGACGGACTCGCCGAGGCCCTGGCCGGCGGCCTCCATGATCGACTCGGAGAAGGTCGGGTGCGGGTGCATGGCGTGGAGGATCTCCTCCTCGGTGGCTTCGAGCTTCATCGCCATGACCAGCTCGCTGATCATCTCGGTGGCGGCCGACCCGATGAGGTGGGCGCCCAGCAGCTCGCCGTACTTCTTGCCGAAGATCAGCTTCACGAAGCCTTCGCTCTCGCCGGCGGCCAGGGCCCGGCCGCTGAAGGCGAACGGGAACTTGCCGATCCGGATCTCGTGGCCGGCCTCGCGGGCGGCCTTCTCGGTCAGGCCCACGCTGGCGACGCCCGGCTCGGTGTAGGTGCAGCCGGGGATGATCCCGTAGTCCACCGTGCGCTGGGAGTGGCCGGCGATCCGCTCGATGCAGCAGAGGGCCTCGTGGTGGGCGACGTGCGCCAGCCAGGGGGGGCCGATGACGTCGCCGACGGCGTAGACGCCCGGCACGGCGGTGACGAAGCCGTTCTCGCGGTCGACCTTGATGTGCCCTCGGTCGAGCTCGACCTTGACCTCGGGGGCGAACAGGCCCTCGACGTTCCCGGTCACGCCGATGGCGACCAGCGCGACGTCGGCCTCGATGGTCTTCTTGCCCTGGGGCGTCTCGATCTCCGCCTTCACGCCCTTGGCGGTCTTCTCCAGCTTCGTGGTCTTGGAGCTGGTGTGGATCTCGATCCCCTTGGCCGTCAGGCTCTTCTTGAGGGTGTCGGAGACCTCCTCGTCCTCGATCGGCAGCACGCGGTCGAGCATCTCGACGACGGTGACCTTGGTGCCGATCGCGTTGTAGAAGTAGCCGAACTCCAGGCCGATGGCCCCCGCCCCGATGATCAGCATCGACTTGGGCTGGGTCGGCAGCGACATCGCCTCCTTGGAGGTGATGACGGTCTTGCCGTCGAACTCCACGCCGGGGAACGGCCTGGGCCGGGCGCCGGTGGCGACGACGATGGCGTCGGTCGTGACGACCTCGTCGCCGACCTGGACCTTGCCCGGCGCGATCACCTTGGCCACGCCGAACTTCGACTTGACCTTGTACTTGCGGAAGAGGCCCTCGATCCCCTTGTTGAGCTGCCCGGCCACGCCCCGGCTGCGGCCGATGATCTCGCCGAAGTTCCAGTCGCCCTTGCCGTGGTAGCCGAACTGCGCGCCGTGTCGGTTCACCATCTCGACGAGGTGGGCGTTCGAGAGGAGCGCCTTGGTGGGGATGCATCCCCAGTTGAGGCAGACGCCGCCGAGCTTGTCGCGCTCGACGCAGAGCACGCGCTTGCCGAGCTGGGCCGCCCGGATCGCCCCGGCGTAGCCGGCGGGACCGCCGCCGATCACCACGATGTCGTAGTCGTTGGCCATGGTCGTATTCGTCGCATTTCCAGGAAGGGGGTGTACCGGGCGCCGCCGTCGCGCCGACTCGTCGCGTCCGCTCGCCGGACTTTCATTGATTCCGTCATTATAGGGGGGATCGCCGCGGACCGAAACGCGAAGGCCCCGACGCCGGGCTCGCGAGGTCGCGAAGGCCGGGACGGGGCCTGCTGCGGGCCGGGTCCGGAAGAATCAGAGCAGCATCCGCGCCGGCTCTTCCAGCAGGTTCTTGAGCGTCCGCATGAAGTCCGCGGCCGTCGCGCCGTCGACCGCGCGGTGGTCGGCGCTCAGGGTGAGCGTCATCACGTCGCCGACGACGATCGCGTCGCCCTGGACCACCGGCCGCTTCTCGGCGGCCGAGACCGCGAGGATGGCGACCTCGGGCAGGTTGATGATGGCGTCGAACTGCTTCACGCCGTACATGCCCAGGTTGCTGATCGTGAACGTCCCGCCGGAGAGCTGCTCGCCGGAGAGGTTCCCGTTGCGGGCGGCCGAGGCCAGTCCCTCGCTCCCCTTGCGAATCTCGATCAGGCCCATCTCGTCGGCGTGATGCAGAACGGGGACGATCAGGCCTTCCTCCAGCGCCACGGCGATGCCGATGTTGACCTCGCCGTGGCGAATGATCGCGTCGGGCTCGAACGAGGCGTTCAGGGCCGGGTGGCGGCGCAGGGCGACGGCGACCGCCTTGGTGACGAAGTCGCCGACCGAGAGCTTGACCTTCTCGGCGGCCAGCTCCTTGTTCAGCGTCTCGCGGAGGGCGACCAGCTTGTCGGCCCGGACGTCCATCGTGACGTGGATTTCCGGCACGGACTGCTTGGACTGGAGCATCCGCTGGGCGATCGTCTTGCGCATCCGCGAGTTGGGGATGCGCTGCTCTTGCAGCGGCGCCGTCGAGATCCGGGCGGCCGGCCTGGCCGGCGCGGGGGACGCCGAAGCGGCGGCGGGCGCCACGGCCTGCCTGTCGGCCTTCGGGGCCTTGGCGGCGGCCTGGGACGAGCCCTTGCCGGCGAGGAAGTCCTCGACGTCGCGGCGGACGACCCGCCCTCCGGGCCCGCTCCCCTTGACGCGGCTCAGGTCGATCCGGGCCTCGGCCGCGATCTTGCGGGCCAGCGGGCTCGACTTCACCCGGCCGCCGGCGCCGACGGCGACCAGCTCTTCCTCGTCCTCATCG includes:
- a CDS encoding RNA polymerase sigma factor; its protein translation is MYQDDPRLLADFIEQSDPEAFAALVARHGPMVLRVCRGVLIDAHLAEDAFQATFLTLFQKAGAIRDPNTLRGWLCGTAYKTASRIRKRSIRLSQRERTSEVDPTDPDQAQGPDYELFLLVREELDLLPEKYRAPLILCYLEGLTHEEAASQLEWASGTVKVRLVRGRKLLRERLDRRKVAMATGLVLLWRREAGAADPGFVESTLRAAETITTSQALARPTVGSSSLPRIVAPPMARWAMLRRALLILAVTAALAATAAAAVILPTSPPPAGDGHEDLPGNLTDVLGIDCT
- a CDS encoding ferritin-like domain-containing protein, producing MKTDQQEALGSEPLPRDGRRSFMKSAMAVATIPAAAAVLGGSASGATNPNYIPTLYRGWNARNFRAIQEHENDHVDAILDTLGDLARPKPVFRNLLQPNLMAFVNLSRTLENVGVGAYLGALPLIQDAGYVSAAGSIALVEARHAGYLNTLLDQGLTRDALGEESSFDQALTPEKVVELAGPFIASLNGGPPLLPLMNDVDIFNFALALEYLEAEYYNLNVPRFF
- the lpdA gene encoding dihydrolipoyl dehydrogenase — protein: MANDYDIVVIGGGPAGYAGAIRAAQLGKRVLCVERDKLGGVCLNWGCIPTKALLSNAHLVEMVNRHGAQFGYHGKGDWNFGEIIGRSRGVAGQLNKGIEGLFRKYKVKSKFGVAKVIAPGKVQVGDEVVTTDAIVVATGARPRPFPGVEFDGKTVITSKEAMSLPTQPKSMLIIGAGAIGLEFGYFYNAIGTKVTVVEMLDRVLPIEDEEVSDTLKKSLTAKGIEIHTSSKTTKLEKTAKGVKAEIETPQGKKTIEADVALVAIGVTGNVEGLFAPEVKVELDRGHIKVDRENGFVTAVPGVYAVGDVIGPPWLAHVAHHEALCCIERIAGHSQRTVDYGIIPGCTYTEPGVASVGLTEKAAREAGHEIRIGKFPFAFSGRALAAGESEGFVKLIFGKKYGELLGAHLIGSAATEMISELVMAMKLEATEEEILHAMHPHPTFSESIMEAAGQGLGESVHI
- a CDS encoding dihydrolipoamide acetyltransferase family protein, whose protein sequence is MPIEVTMPKLSPTMESGVIAQWLVKVGDAIKEGDVLADIETDKATMQMKSYEDGVIAHIDHQAGDEVALGDRVMVLAKKGEDPKAVAASLGAAAGAAKAEKTEEGQPVGDENGKRQASGSAPAAAAEAEADEDEEELVAVGAGGRVKSSPLARKIAAEARIDLSRVKGSGPGGRVVRRDVEDFLAGKGSSQAAAKAPKADRQAVAPAAASASPAPARPAARISTAPLQEQRIPNSRMRKTIAQRMLQSKQSVPEIHVTMDVRADKLVALRETLNKELAAEKVKLSVGDFVTKAVAVALRRHPALNASFEPDAIIRHGEVNIGIAVALEEGLIVPVLHHADEMGLIEIRKGSEGLASAARNGNLSGEQLSGGTFTISNLGMYGVKQFDAIINLPEVAILAVSAAEKRPVVQGDAIVVGDVMTLTLSADHRAVDGATAADFMRTLKNLLEEPARMLL